From Rudanella lutea DSM 19387, a single genomic window includes:
- a CDS encoding RagB/SusD family nutrient uptake outer membrane protein, with the protein MKSFVPTRIASVALVLSCLTIPACKDDFLVEKPVTTLTTDVYYKTEAGFEDLVRACYPLLRNIHQNRALVLNGTDIFSQTGFSDPKFNTPGINTSPLEQYDVRLNATIPEVQSLWTLLYAEVARTNTAIGRAAEVTTMATALKETRVAEAKFLRALSYFYLVQQWGDIPMPLTETTSPSKEANRVASAEVYKQIIADLLEAEAKLPVTASNIGRATKGAAQFLLARVYLTRGWNFKNSLGGSQGDFDLALQYADKIIDAFPLATAYNQLFPIRSENPLKQYTGAQNDKNAEIVFAVQYNADVLTNKTDPAFAQDAAGGNNLHSVFGGSGEGYPGTKGRTSDYNRHQPFHVTTPAMYRLFDPENDSRYDHNFVEVGYALQNVAGFRPLPTVNPNLRIDIKAGDTVVYFRPWNKPALTLAERGVDYGGRKNYSVVNLDEYGGGYGFINGSAVNVSGFPGDFPMMWKFWQPGIPYGDAFGTFNEAVFRSAEAYLIAAEAIVKGAKGGKLGGAEVYYNRVLDRALVKKGADPRCAKDPENLKSLEAVSYRATAANISIDMILDERARELMGEYNRWFDLKRTGKLVERVKKYNPWAAKSASIKDMHYLRPIPQAEIDLSFPTMKQNEGY; encoded by the coding sequence ATGAAATCTTTCGTTCCTACCCGAATTGCGTCGGTTGCGCTGGTGCTGTCGTGCCTGACGATACCGGCTTGTAAAGATGATTTTTTGGTTGAAAAGCCCGTTACGACACTCACTACCGATGTGTACTACAAAACCGAAGCGGGCTTTGAAGATCTGGTACGGGCGTGTTACCCGTTGCTGCGGAACATTCACCAGAACCGGGCGCTCGTGCTGAACGGTACCGATATTTTTTCGCAGACCGGTTTCAGTGATCCCAAGTTCAACACGCCGGGCATCAACACCAGCCCATTGGAGCAGTACGATGTGCGCCTGAACGCGACCATTCCGGAAGTACAAAGCCTCTGGACGTTGCTCTACGCCGAAGTAGCCCGGACCAACACGGCTATTGGCCGAGCGGCCGAGGTGACCACCATGGCTACGGCCCTGAAAGAGACGAGGGTGGCCGAGGCTAAGTTCCTGCGAGCCTTGTCGTACTTTTACCTGGTGCAGCAGTGGGGCGACATCCCGATGCCACTCACCGAAACCACCAGCCCCAGCAAAGAAGCCAACCGGGTGGCATCGGCCGAGGTGTACAAACAGATTATTGCTGATCTGCTCGAAGCGGAGGCCAAACTGCCCGTAACGGCCTCCAACATCGGTCGGGCTACCAAAGGAGCCGCTCAGTTTCTGCTGGCGCGGGTATACCTCACGCGGGGCTGGAACTTCAAAAACTCGCTCGGTGGATCGCAGGGAGATTTTGATTTGGCGCTGCAATATGCCGACAAGATCATCGACGCGTTCCCGCTCGCAACGGCGTACAACCAATTGTTCCCGATCCGGTCGGAGAACCCGCTGAAGCAGTACACCGGTGCCCAGAATGATAAAAATGCCGAAATCGTGTTTGCTGTGCAGTACAACGCCGATGTGCTGACCAACAAAACCGACCCTGCCTTTGCACAGGATGCGGCCGGGGGGAACAACCTGCACTCGGTGTTTGGCGGCAGTGGCGAGGGCTATCCCGGCACCAAAGGCCGTACATCGGACTACAACCGGCATCAGCCCTTCCACGTGACTACCCCGGCTATGTACCGGCTCTTTGACCCTGAAAATGACTCGCGCTACGATCACAACTTTGTGGAGGTTGGCTATGCCCTGCAAAACGTAGCCGGTTTCCGGCCTTTGCCCACCGTAAACCCCAACCTCCGCATCGACATCAAAGCGGGGGATACGGTGGTGTATTTCCGGCCCTGGAACAAACCCGCCCTTACCCTCGCCGAACGGGGTGTTGATTACGGTGGCCGCAAAAATTATTCAGTTGTAAACCTCGACGAGTATGGGGGTGGCTATGGCTTCATCAACGGGAGTGCGGTGAACGTGAGCGGTTTCCCCGGCGATTTTCCGATGATGTGGAAGTTCTGGCAGCCCGGTATTCCGTATGGCGACGCATTTGGGACGTTCAACGAAGCCGTGTTCCGCTCGGCAGAAGCCTACCTGATTGCGGCTGAGGCCATTGTAAAAGGGGCTAAAGGCGGTAAGCTGGGCGGTGCCGAGGTGTACTATAACCGCGTACTCGACCGGGCGCTGGTGAAAAAAGGAGCAGACCCCCGGTGTGCCAAAGACCCCGAAAACCTGAAGTCGCTCGAAGCAGTGTCGTACCGGGCTACAGCCGCCAACATCAGCATCGACATGATTCTGGACGAGCGCGCCCGCGAGCTCATGGGCGAGTACAACCGCTGGTTCGACCTGAAGCGGACGGGGAAGCTGGTTGAGCGGGTGAAGAAATATAACCCTTGGGCAGCCAAGAGCGCCAGCATTAAAGACATGCACTATCTGCGGCCCATTCCGCAAGCGGAAATCGACCTGTCGTTCCCGACGATGAAGCAAAACGAGGGCTATTGA
- a CDS encoding SusC/RagA family TonB-linked outer membrane protein — protein MTRIFTLMVLWVGFGNVASVAGQSVLLARASVQPDLALQATRNQPLKLKDALKNLSQQFGVSILFEETTVRDLSVSAEVRRGSGGVERQLMQLIKPFDLVIKKVNDQVYYILPQTPSATSRRLGGLLAPRKGEPIMASQTQTLTMMPTLTFSTESAAAPADITVTGTVSSESGERLPGVNVLIKGTQRGTTTDQNGGFKIDVQNASSTLIFSFIGYVKQEVVVGNQTVLNIALKPDDMSLNEVVVVGYGEIKKADLTGAVVSMQPKDIVRGNPVMAAKAIQGQVAGATVTKSSNKPGAGYNITIRGENTINNSTEPLVVIDGLMGGNLNNLNPNDIQSMDILKDASSTAIYGARGANGVIIVTTKKGLSGKPRISYDSYVGLKVPAHLPKLMTSEQFYKAVYTDRVLEGSTGATFTAAEKANIDAGKTADWVDLITDPGLQMSQNLSVSGGTDKTTYRFSGGYLNENGNVLYTGFKRYNLNAGLDSKIGRLFKLGFTSYASYSDQNVGSGESLRNAYRARPTGTVYFKDLANPSENSDFDIDGYAYWMGINDKQVPNPLADIDPKTSKLQTTNLTIMTNGYVEFTPVKGLSIRSSLSGSYTAERFGDFRGQWSKSQIGAKPRAQYDNRIMGNYTLDNIISYNLDLGKHRLGVTALQSAFYQRNEAYQIAVRDLPYNSDWYALNTGTLTGMNSSLVERSLLSFMGRLNYSYNDRYLLTLTGRSDGASQLAEGNKWAFFPSVALAWRLGDEPFISNLNVFSNLKLRVSYGEVGNSTVNPYSTQAGLINTGYDFDGTPAFGFAPANLANKDLRWERSSERNLGIDFGFFKNRIAASLELYNRKTVDLILNQKIPTVTGFSQVIANVGQIENKGIELTLNTVNIAARNFGWNSTFAFTRNRNKLLELYGNGQLADKGNRLFVGYPIRANFDYKFDGIWQTADKDLAAKYKQVPGSVRVVDQNNDGIISSTEGIDDRVVLGTQLPNWILGITNRFTYKQFDFSFFTYYRNGVQYNNSTLSGTFGEISGTRYNKLASLDYWRSDNPSNSYFGVVAANPYRSAINYQDASFLRISDITLGYALPKSLMEKWKLSNARVYTQVMNPFVFTKFVGFDPEFNSAIFQDDVPSAIYNLGVNISF, from the coding sequence ATGACTCGTATCTTTACCCTTATGGTGCTCTGGGTGGGCTTCGGGAACGTAGCTTCCGTAGCGGGGCAGTCGGTACTGCTTGCCCGGGCGAGCGTTCAGCCCGACCTGGCATTGCAGGCCACCCGAAACCAACCCCTCAAACTAAAAGACGCGCTCAAAAACCTGAGCCAGCAGTTTGGGGTGAGTATTTTGTTTGAAGAAACCACCGTGCGCGACCTGTCGGTTTCGGCCGAAGTCCGGCGTGGGTCGGGTGGGGTGGAGCGGCAACTGATGCAGCTCATCAAACCGTTCGATCTGGTGATCAAAAAAGTAAACGATCAGGTTTACTACATTCTGCCGCAAACGCCCAGCGCCACCTCGCGCCGGTTGGGTGGGTTGCTGGCACCCCGGAAAGGCGAGCCCATCATGGCCAGTCAGACCCAGACTCTGACGATGATGCCGACGCTCACATTCTCGACGGAAAGCGCAGCGGCACCCGCCGATATCACCGTGACCGGAACTGTATCGAGCGAGTCGGGGGAGCGGCTGCCGGGTGTCAACGTACTCATTAAAGGCACGCAGCGTGGCACCACAACCGACCAGAACGGCGGTTTCAAAATCGATGTACAAAACGCCAGCAGTACGCTTATTTTCAGTTTTATCGGCTACGTGAAGCAGGAGGTTGTGGTAGGCAACCAAACGGTGCTGAACATCGCGCTCAAACCCGACGACATGTCGCTCAATGAGGTGGTGGTAGTGGGGTACGGCGAAATCAAGAAAGCCGACCTCACCGGGGCCGTGGTGTCGATGCAACCCAAAGATATTGTGCGCGGCAACCCCGTTATGGCGGCCAAAGCCATTCAGGGGCAGGTGGCCGGGGCAACCGTCACCAAGTCGAGCAACAAGCCGGGAGCTGGGTACAACATCACGATTCGGGGCGAAAATACAATCAACAACTCGACCGAGCCGCTCGTGGTGATCGACGGGCTCATGGGCGGTAACCTCAACAACCTCAACCCCAACGATATTCAGTCGATGGATATTCTGAAAGATGCGTCGTCGACGGCCATCTACGGAGCCCGTGGGGCCAACGGGGTTATTATCGTGACTACCAAAAAAGGCCTTTCGGGCAAGCCGCGCATCAGCTACGACAGCTACGTGGGCCTGAAAGTACCCGCACACCTGCCCAAGCTCATGACGAGCGAGCAGTTTTACAAAGCCGTGTACACCGACCGGGTGCTCGAAGGCTCGACCGGGGCTACGTTTACGGCCGCCGAAAAAGCGAATATCGACGCAGGTAAAACCGCCGACTGGGTCGACCTGATTACCGATCCCGGCCTGCAAATGAGCCAAAACCTGAGCGTATCGGGCGGTACCGACAAAACAACCTACCGGTTTTCGGGTGGCTACCTCAACGAAAACGGCAATGTGTTGTACACCGGTTTTAAACGTTACAATCTCAACGCCGGCCTCGACAGCAAAATTGGGCGGTTGTTTAAGCTGGGTTTCACCTCGTACGCCAGCTACAGCGATCAGAACGTAGGTTCGGGTGAGTCGTTGCGGAATGCGTATCGCGCCCGCCCAACCGGCACGGTGTATTTCAAAGACCTGGCTAACCCGTCGGAAAACAGCGATTTCGACATCGACGGCTACGCGTACTGGATGGGTATCAACGACAAGCAGGTACCTAATCCACTCGCCGATATTGACCCCAAAACCTCGAAGCTGCAAACCACCAACCTCACCATTATGACCAATGGCTACGTGGAGTTTACGCCCGTAAAAGGCCTGAGCATCCGGTCGTCGCTGTCGGGTTCGTACACGGCTGAGCGGTTTGGTGATTTCCGGGGACAGTGGTCTAAATCGCAGATTGGGGCTAAACCTCGGGCGCAGTACGACAACCGGATCATGGGCAACTACACGCTCGACAACATCATTTCCTACAACCTGGACCTGGGTAAGCATCGCCTGGGCGTAACGGCCCTGCAAAGTGCCTTTTACCAGCGCAATGAGGCTTACCAGATTGCCGTACGCGACCTGCCGTACAACTCCGACTGGTACGCCCTGAACACCGGCACCCTGACGGGCATGAACAGCTCATTGGTCGAGCGTTCGCTGCTGTCGTTTATGGGGCGACTCAACTACTCGTACAACGACCGGTACCTGCTGACCCTGACGGGCCGCTCCGACGGGGCGTCGCAACTGGCCGAGGGTAACAAATGGGCGTTTTTCCCCTCGGTGGCACTGGCCTGGCGTTTGGGCGATGAGCCGTTTATCAGCAATCTGAATGTGTTTTCGAACCTGAAACTGCGGGTGAGCTACGGCGAAGTGGGTAACTCAACCGTGAACCCCTACAGCACGCAGGCGGGTCTGATTAATACAGGCTACGATTTCGACGGGACGCCCGCCTTTGGGTTTGCCCCCGCCAACCTCGCTAACAAAGACCTGCGGTGGGAGCGGAGCAGCGAGCGTAACCTCGGTATCGACTTTGGCTTTTTCAAAAACCGGATTGCGGCCTCGCTCGAACTCTACAACCGCAAAACCGTTGATCTGATCCTGAACCAGAAAATTCCGACCGTTACGGGCTTCTCGCAGGTGATTGCCAATGTGGGTCAGATCGAAAACAAGGGCATTGAGCTGACCCTCAACACCGTGAATATTGCGGCCCGGAATTTTGGCTGGAACAGCACCTTCGCCTTCACCCGCAACCGCAACAAACTGCTCGAACTGTACGGTAACGGGCAATTGGCCGACAAAGGCAACCGTTTGTTTGTGGGCTATCCGATCCGGGCCAACTTCGACTATAAGTTCGATGGAATCTGGCAAACGGCCGACAAAGACCTGGCCGCCAAGTACAAGCAGGTACCCGGCTCAGTGCGCGTAGTGGATCAGAACAACGACGGCATTATCTCTTCAACCGAAGGTATCGACGACCGGGTGGTACTGGGTACGCAGTTGCCCAACTGGATTCTGGGTATCACCAACCGGTTTACGTACAAGCAGTTCGACTTCTCGTTTTTTACGTACTACCGCAACGGGGTGCAGTACAACAACAGCACCTTGTCGGGTACGTTCGGCGAAATTTCGGGAACCCGGTACAACAAGCTGGCGTCGCTCGATTACTGGCGGAGCGACAACCCCTCCAACTCATACTTTGGGGTCGTAGCGGCCAACCCGTACCGGAGTGCCATCAACTATCAGGATGCCAGCTTCCTCCGTATTTCGGACATCACGCTCGGCTATGCCCTGCCCAAGTCGCTCATGGAGAAGTGGAAACTATCGAACGCTCGGGTGTACACGCAGGTGATGAACCCCTTCGTGTTTACCAAATTTGTTGGCTTCGATCCAGAGTTTAACTCGGCTATTTTCCAGGACGATGTGCCCTCGGCCATCTACAACCTCGGTGTAAATATCAGTTTCTAA
- a CDS encoding FecR family protein, with the protein MNQEQIKKMVFDHFDGNATLIQRNFLETWLNDHSHQELYYRYLDEWESERPQLALDTDDAFGKLQHRVQVAPVPVGEKAKPLSVRPWSIRYGWAAAAAVLIVTVLGGYLLRDQIRYQTYQTAYGETGSYELPDGTRVTLNANSTLRVPRFGFGAETRDVFLKGEGEFNVKHLPTHQRFVVRAADNFQVEVLGTEFVVYARERGKRVYLRHGKVKLGLPQGKQLTMKPGNVVTVSNSGQYRLQQTAPAQPYVAWKDHWFYFDDTSLLEITAQIRERFGVKVVVADTALAHRRIAGNFKAESADDLLQTLAGLLNLSIVKGPKHIQLEHPKEVN; encoded by the coding sequence ATGAATCAGGAGCAGATCAAAAAAATGGTGTTCGATCATTTCGACGGAAACGCAACGCTCATTCAGCGTAATTTCCTCGAAACCTGGCTGAACGACCATAGCCATCAGGAGCTTTACTACCGGTATCTGGACGAATGGGAAAGCGAACGCCCTCAACTCGCCCTCGATACCGACGATGCCTTCGGGAAGCTACAGCACCGGGTTCAGGTGGCCCCTGTGCCCGTTGGCGAAAAAGCCAAACCGCTATCGGTACGGCCCTGGTCGATTCGGTATGGTTGGGCTGCTGCAGCCGCCGTGCTGATTGTGACAGTGCTGGGGGGCTATCTGCTCCGGGATCAGATTCGTTACCAGACGTACCAGACAGCCTACGGCGAAACCGGTTCGTACGAACTACCCGATGGTACGCGCGTAACCCTCAACGCCAACTCGACCTTGCGGGTGCCCCGTTTTGGGTTTGGGGCCGAAACCCGCGACGTATTTTTAAAGGGCGAGGGCGAATTTAATGTGAAGCACCTGCCTACTCATCAGCGATTTGTGGTGCGGGCTGCCGACAATTTTCAGGTCGAGGTGCTGGGCACCGAGTTCGTTGTGTATGCCCGTGAGCGGGGCAAGCGCGTGTATCTGCGGCACGGAAAAGTGAAGCTCGGGTTGCCGCAGGGGAAACAGCTAACCATGAAGCCCGGCAACGTTGTGACCGTGTCAAACTCAGGGCAGTATCGGCTTCAGCAAACGGCCCCTGCCCAGCCTTACGTGGCCTGGAAAGACCACTGGTTTTATTTCGATGATACCTCACTGCTTGAAATTACGGCTCAGATTCGGGAGCGGTTTGGCGTGAAAGTCGTGGTGGCCGATACGGCCCTGGCTCACCGTCGGATTGCCGGGAATTTCAAGGCCGAAAGCGCCGACGATCTGCTGCAAACGCTGGCCGGTTTGCTAAATCTGAGCATTGTAAAAGGCCCAAAACACATTCAGTTAGAACATCCCAAAGAGGTCAATTAA
- a CDS encoding RNA polymerase sigma-70 factor — MQRVYPSDSDPSADKFPFSVGGPVGEGKLTDDELLLRQHFEKDAAGAFALLFRRYYKNLVNHALRFVYGREVAEDLVADVFTHFWQEELYKTVHTSYRAYLYQTVRYRAYNYIRCELHPANSLDAADDQPTLAYLQPDQIIQYSELQHKIEVVVQQLPPQCQRAFLLSRIEGKKYAEIAQVLHISSSAVEKLLIRALQKLRQELQAGRFLSVMFIFCHSAI; from the coding sequence ATGCAGAGAGTGTACCCTTCCGATTCCGATCCGTCGGCAGATAAATTCCCCTTCTCGGTTGGTGGGCCGGTAGGTGAGGGTAAGCTTACCGACGACGAATTACTTCTGCGACAGCATTTCGAGAAAGATGCGGCCGGGGCCTTTGCGCTGCTTTTTCGGCGGTACTACAAAAACCTGGTCAACCATGCACTTCGGTTCGTATATGGGCGTGAGGTAGCCGAAGATCTGGTGGCCGACGTGTTTACCCATTTCTGGCAGGAAGAGCTCTACAAAACGGTGCATACCTCGTACCGGGCGTATCTGTACCAGACGGTGCGGTACCGCGCTTACAACTATATCCGGTGCGAGCTGCACCCCGCAAATTCGCTCGACGCAGCTGATGACCAACCGACGCTCGCGTACCTGCAACCCGATCAGATTATTCAGTATAGCGAACTGCAACACAAAATTGAAGTCGTGGTGCAGCAACTGCCTCCTCAATGCCAGCGGGCCTTTTTGCTGAGCCGAATCGAGGGGAAAAAGTATGCAGAGATAGCGCAGGTGCTGCACATCAGCAGCAGTGCCGTCGAGAAACTCCTGATCCGGGCCCTCCAGAAACTGCGGCAGGAATTACAGGCCGGCCGGTTTCTTAGCGTCATGTTTATTTTTTGTCATTCAGCCATTTAA